One stretch of Sylvia atricapilla isolate bSylAtr1 chromosome 4, bSylAtr1.pri, whole genome shotgun sequence DNA includes these proteins:
- the NOP14 gene encoding nucleolar protein 14 isoform X1 produces the protein MGKAAKRKRKVLVPSTAKGPVKSAMAVVKSNPFEVKVNRQKFDILGRKTKNDVGLPGVSRSKAIKKRNQTLLKEYKEREKTNVFKDKRFGEYNTKITPEEKMIRRFALERQQNYGKKNIYNLNEDEELTHYGQSLAEIEKLNDIVDSDSDTEERGTLSAELTAAHFGGGGGLLRKKVSSEQQDEEEKPKSRKELIEEMIAKSKQEKQERQTRRESALELTEKLDKDWKEIQTLIVHKTPKSERKDKEVEKPKPDEYDMIVRELGFEMKAKPSERLKTEEELAKEEQARLQKLEADRLRRMRGMDEEANKKRPSHMSADDLADGFILDKDDRRLLSYKDGKIDIENEEEKEEEEGEEEEEEEGEEEDDENEEESQEESASENEEDDAADSHSDLESDLESEEEAAGNKEEKKHKANEDESQNVEKSDPKTEAAKSELPYTFAVPESYETFKSLLAGRTIEEQLIILERIQKCNHPSLAVGNKAKLEKLFGFLLEYVGELATLDLPELRKIDKLVLPLYNLCQMFPEAASDSIKFILRDAAHDLEEVIEVKGRATYPGLDTLIYLKIVSLLFPTSDFWHPVVTPAFIYMSQLLTKCRIATLQDVIKGLFICCLFLEYVSLSRRFVPELINFLLGVLHISLPKKQAQGYTVVHPFTPVGKNLELLLVCDEEDLKSWEKQNVPLSIVTRLKEASRTEINHTRLSCLALCFDLIKKCAALYESLPSFHEIMHPVRILLTPHVPVNEYPEKMQEWYHSALKELENKVKQYTPLICEKKKPVPLKQYTPKIVKVLEFGRKQAGSKKEQERKQLIQRHKRELKGAIREIRKDNQYLARMQLSEIMERDSARKRKVKELLGSLATQEGEWKAMKRNKWKN, from the exons ATGGGGAAGGCGGCGAAGCGGAAGAGAAAGGTGTTAGTGCCCTCCACAGCAAAGGGCCCCGTGAAGTCGGCGATGGCCGTGGTCAAGAGCAACCCCTTTGAGGTGAAAGTCAACAGGCAGAAGTTTGACATCTTGGGGAGGAAGACCAAAAATGATGTGGGGCTGCCTGGTGTCTCACGGTCCAAGGCCATCAAGAAG CGCAATCAAACATTACTGAAAGAAtataaagaaagagaaaagacaaatgtGTTTAAAGATAAACGTTTTGGTGAATATAACACCAAAATAACTCCTGAGGAAAAGATGATCAGACGATTCGCTCTGGAAAGACAg CAAAATTACGGGAAGAAGAATATCTATAATCTTAATGAAGATGAGGAATTGACTCATTATGGCCAATCTTTGGCAGAAATTGAAAAACTAAATGATATTGTTGAtagtgacagtgacacagaaGAGAGAGGAACACTGTCAG ctgaaTTAACTGCTGCTCACTTTGGAGGGGGTGGAGGCCTCCTTCGTAAAAAAGTGTCAAGTGAACAGcaagatgaagaggaaaaacctAAATCTAGGAAAGAACTCATCGAAGAGATGATAGCCAAATCTAAACAAGAAAAG caAGAGAGGCAAACTCGGAGAGAAAGTGCCTTAGAACTGACAGAAAAACTTGACAAAGACTGGAAAGAAATCCAAACCCTTATTGTCCACAAAACACCAAAGTCAGAGAGAAAGGACAAAGAAGTAGAAAAACCCAAG CCTGATGAATATGATATGATTGTTCGAGAACTTGGATTTGAGATGAAAGCAAAACCTTCAGAAAGGCTGAAGACAGAAGAGGAATTGGCCAAAGAGGAGCAGGCCCGACTCCAGAAGCTCGAG GCAGATCGATTACGTCGAATGCGTGGAATGGATGAAGAGGCAAATAAAAAGAGACCCAGCCACATGTCAGCTGATGATCTAGCTGATGGCTTTATCCTGGATAAAGATGACAGACGTTTATTGTCTTACAAG GATGGAAAAATTGATATTGAAaatgaggaggagaaagaagaggaggaaggagaggaagaagaagaggaggaaggagaggaggaagatgatgagAATGAAGAAGAAAGTCAGGAAGAATCTGCAAGTGAAAATGAGGAGGATGATGCTGCAGATAGTCACTCTGATCTTGAATCTGATCTTGAGAGTGaagaggaagctgcagggaataaagaagagaagaaacacaAGGCAAATGAagatgaatcacagaatgtggaGAAATCAGATCCAAAGACAGAAGCTGCCAAATCAGAGCTTCCCTATACATTTGCTG TTCCTGAGTCCTACGAGACATTTAAGTCTTTATTGGCTGGAAGAACAATAGAAGAACAGCTTATTATACTGGAGAGGATTCAGAAATGCAATCATCCAAGCCTTGCAGtgggaaacaaagcaaagttGGAA AAATTGTTTGGCTTCCTTTTGGAATATGTTGGAGAGTTAGCAACTCTGGATTTACCAGAGCTCAGAAAAATTGACAAACTGGTCTT GCCATTGTACAATCTTTGCCAGATGTTTCCTGAGGCAGCCAGTGACAGTATCAAGTTTATCCTTCGAGACGCTGCACATGATCTGGAAGAAGTAATTGAAGTCAAAGGCCGTGCAACATATCCAGGTTTAGACACG cttatttatttgaaaattgtATCTCTGCTGTTTCCGACTTCTGATTTCTGGCACCCAGTTGTAACACCTGCTTTTATATACATGAGTCAGCTACTTACTAAG TGCCGCATTGCAACATTGCAGGATGTTATTAAAGGGTTATTTATATGCTGTTTGTTCCTGGAATATGTATCTCTCTCCAGAAGATTTGTACCAGAACTCATCAATTTCCTTCTTGGAGTACTTCACATCTCTCTACCCAAAAAACAGGCCCAGG GCTATACTGTAGTGCATCCATTTACACCAGTGGGGAAAAATTTAGAATTGTTACTGGTGTGTGATGAGGAGGATCTGAAAAGTTGGGAGAAGCAAAATGTGCCATTGAGTATTGTGACTAGATTAAAGGAAGCCAGCAGAACAGAGATAAATCACACCAG GTTATCGTGTCTAGCCCTGTGTTTTGACcttattaaaaaatgtgcagCTCTCTATGAATCTTTACCATCATTCCATGAAATAATGCATCCTGTCAGAATACTCCTTACACCACATGTGCCAGTTAATGAATATCCTGAAAAAATGCAG GAATGGTATCACAGTGCTCTGAAAGAGCTGGAGAACAAAGTAAAACAGTATACCCCACTGATAtgtgagaagaaaaagccaGTGCCATTGAAACAGTATACTCCTAAAATTGTGAAAGT CTTAGAATTTGGAAGaaagcaggcaggcagcaagAAGGAGCAAGAAAGAAAGCAGTTGATCCAGAGGCATAAACGTGAACTTAAAGGAGCCATTCGTGAGATTCGGAAAGATAACCAATATCTGGCTAGAATGCAGCTGTCAGAAATCATGGAGAG AGATtcagccagaaaaagaaaagtgaaagagCTTCTTGGTAGCCTTGCTACACAGGAAGGTGAATGGAAAGCaatgaaaaggaataaatgGAAGAATTGA
- the NOP14 gene encoding nucleolar protein 14 isoform X2 produces MGKAAKRKRKVLVPSTAKGPVKSAMAVVKSNPFEVKVNRQKFDILGRKTKNDVGLPGVSRSKAIKKRNQTLLKEYKEREKTNVFKDKRFGEYNTKITPEEKMIRRFALERQQNYGKKNIYNLNEDEELTHYGQSLAEIEKLNDIVDSDSDTEERGTLSAELTAAHFGGGGGLLRKKVSSEQQDEEEKPKSRKELIEEMIAKSKQEKQERQTRRESALELTEKLDKDWKEIQTLIVHKTPKSERKDKEVEKPKPDEYDMIVRELGFEMKAKPSERLKTEEELAKEEQARLQKLEADRLRRMRGMDEEANKKRPSHMSADDLADGFILDKDDRRLLSYKDGKIDIENEEEKEEEEGEEEEEEEGEEEDDENEEESQEESASENEEDDAADSHSDLESDLESEEEAAGNKEEKKHKANEDESQNVEKSDPKTEAAKSELPYTFAVPESYETFKSLLAGRTIEEQLIILERIQKCNHPSLAVGNKAKLEKLFGFLLEYVGELATLDLPELRKIDKLVLPLYNLCQMFPEAASDSIKFILRDAAHDLEEVIEVKGRATYPGLDTCRIATLQDVIKGLFICCLFLEYVSLSRRFVPELINFLLGVLHISLPKKQAQGYTVVHPFTPVGKNLELLLVCDEEDLKSWEKQNVPLSIVTRLKEASRTEINHTRLSCLALCFDLIKKCAALYESLPSFHEIMHPVRILLTPHVPVNEYPEKMQEWYHSALKELENKVKQYTPLICEKKKPVPLKQYTPKIVKVLEFGRKQAGSKKEQERKQLIQRHKRELKGAIREIRKDNQYLARMQLSEIMERDSARKRKVKELLGSLATQEGEWKAMKRNKWKN; encoded by the exons ATGGGGAAGGCGGCGAAGCGGAAGAGAAAGGTGTTAGTGCCCTCCACAGCAAAGGGCCCCGTGAAGTCGGCGATGGCCGTGGTCAAGAGCAACCCCTTTGAGGTGAAAGTCAACAGGCAGAAGTTTGACATCTTGGGGAGGAAGACCAAAAATGATGTGGGGCTGCCTGGTGTCTCACGGTCCAAGGCCATCAAGAAG CGCAATCAAACATTACTGAAAGAAtataaagaaagagaaaagacaaatgtGTTTAAAGATAAACGTTTTGGTGAATATAACACCAAAATAACTCCTGAGGAAAAGATGATCAGACGATTCGCTCTGGAAAGACAg CAAAATTACGGGAAGAAGAATATCTATAATCTTAATGAAGATGAGGAATTGACTCATTATGGCCAATCTTTGGCAGAAATTGAAAAACTAAATGATATTGTTGAtagtgacagtgacacagaaGAGAGAGGAACACTGTCAG ctgaaTTAACTGCTGCTCACTTTGGAGGGGGTGGAGGCCTCCTTCGTAAAAAAGTGTCAAGTGAACAGcaagatgaagaggaaaaacctAAATCTAGGAAAGAACTCATCGAAGAGATGATAGCCAAATCTAAACAAGAAAAG caAGAGAGGCAAACTCGGAGAGAAAGTGCCTTAGAACTGACAGAAAAACTTGACAAAGACTGGAAAGAAATCCAAACCCTTATTGTCCACAAAACACCAAAGTCAGAGAGAAAGGACAAAGAAGTAGAAAAACCCAAG CCTGATGAATATGATATGATTGTTCGAGAACTTGGATTTGAGATGAAAGCAAAACCTTCAGAAAGGCTGAAGACAGAAGAGGAATTGGCCAAAGAGGAGCAGGCCCGACTCCAGAAGCTCGAG GCAGATCGATTACGTCGAATGCGTGGAATGGATGAAGAGGCAAATAAAAAGAGACCCAGCCACATGTCAGCTGATGATCTAGCTGATGGCTTTATCCTGGATAAAGATGACAGACGTTTATTGTCTTACAAG GATGGAAAAATTGATATTGAAaatgaggaggagaaagaagaggaggaaggagaggaagaagaagaggaggaaggagaggaggaagatgatgagAATGAAGAAGAAAGTCAGGAAGAATCTGCAAGTGAAAATGAGGAGGATGATGCTGCAGATAGTCACTCTGATCTTGAATCTGATCTTGAGAGTGaagaggaagctgcagggaataaagaagagaagaaacacaAGGCAAATGAagatgaatcacagaatgtggaGAAATCAGATCCAAAGACAGAAGCTGCCAAATCAGAGCTTCCCTATACATTTGCTG TTCCTGAGTCCTACGAGACATTTAAGTCTTTATTGGCTGGAAGAACAATAGAAGAACAGCTTATTATACTGGAGAGGATTCAGAAATGCAATCATCCAAGCCTTGCAGtgggaaacaaagcaaagttGGAA AAATTGTTTGGCTTCCTTTTGGAATATGTTGGAGAGTTAGCAACTCTGGATTTACCAGAGCTCAGAAAAATTGACAAACTGGTCTT GCCATTGTACAATCTTTGCCAGATGTTTCCTGAGGCAGCCAGTGACAGTATCAAGTTTATCCTTCGAGACGCTGCACATGATCTGGAAGAAGTAATTGAAGTCAAAGGCCGTGCAACATATCCAGGTTTAGACACG TGCCGCATTGCAACATTGCAGGATGTTATTAAAGGGTTATTTATATGCTGTTTGTTCCTGGAATATGTATCTCTCTCCAGAAGATTTGTACCAGAACTCATCAATTTCCTTCTTGGAGTACTTCACATCTCTCTACCCAAAAAACAGGCCCAGG GCTATACTGTAGTGCATCCATTTACACCAGTGGGGAAAAATTTAGAATTGTTACTGGTGTGTGATGAGGAGGATCTGAAAAGTTGGGAGAAGCAAAATGTGCCATTGAGTATTGTGACTAGATTAAAGGAAGCCAGCAGAACAGAGATAAATCACACCAG GTTATCGTGTCTAGCCCTGTGTTTTGACcttattaaaaaatgtgcagCTCTCTATGAATCTTTACCATCATTCCATGAAATAATGCATCCTGTCAGAATACTCCTTACACCACATGTGCCAGTTAATGAATATCCTGAAAAAATGCAG GAATGGTATCACAGTGCTCTGAAAGAGCTGGAGAACAAAGTAAAACAGTATACCCCACTGATAtgtgagaagaaaaagccaGTGCCATTGAAACAGTATACTCCTAAAATTGTGAAAGT CTTAGAATTTGGAAGaaagcaggcaggcagcaagAAGGAGCAAGAAAGAAAGCAGTTGATCCAGAGGCATAAACGTGAACTTAAAGGAGCCATTCGTGAGATTCGGAAAGATAACCAATATCTGGCTAGAATGCAGCTGTCAGAAATCATGGAGAG AGATtcagccagaaaaagaaaagtgaaagagCTTCTTGGTAGCCTTGCTACACAGGAAGGTGAATGGAAAGCaatgaaaaggaataaatgGAAGAATTGA